One Bdellovibrio bacteriovorus str. Tiberius DNA segment encodes these proteins:
- the eno gene encoding phosphopyruvate hydratase: MSEIISVISREILDSRGNPTVEVEVTTADGNMGRAAVPSGASTGAHEACELRDGDKNRFLGKGVYKAVDNVREKIAPEIVGLQATEQVYIDKILRDIDGTENKSNLGANAILGVSLAVAKAAAQDCRLPLYRYVGGSQASRLPVPLMNVLNGGAHANNGLDIQEFMIVPTVNNSYAESLRAGTEIFHTLKKILAKKGLSTAVGDEGGFAPKLGSNQEALDLLMNAIVDAGYDPGQNVFLALDVAATEMFKEGKYEWQGGHISPTELLGIYKSWAEKYPLVSIEDGFAEDDWDSWVQSTAQMGSTMQLIGDDLFVTNPKRLRMGLEKKAGNALLVKVNQIGTLTETYEAVNLAQRNKFRTIMSHRSGETEDVTIADLAVGLNCHQIKTGSLCRGERTAKYNQLLRIEEDLGGMGMYWDKAAFR, from the coding sequence ATGTCTGAAATCATCAGTGTCATCTCTCGTGAAATCCTGGACAGCCGTGGAAACCCGACTGTAGAGGTTGAAGTTACAACAGCTGACGGCAACATGGGCCGCGCCGCAGTTCCATCCGGTGCCTCCACAGGCGCACACGAAGCCTGCGAGCTTCGCGACGGCGACAAAAACCGTTTCCTGGGTAAAGGCGTTTACAAAGCTGTCGACAATGTTCGTGAAAAAATCGCTCCGGAAATCGTGGGCCTTCAGGCAACTGAACAGGTTTACATCGATAAAATCCTTCGCGACATCGATGGCACTGAAAACAAATCCAACCTGGGTGCGAATGCGATCCTGGGTGTGTCTTTGGCGGTTGCAAAAGCAGCAGCTCAGGACTGTCGTTTGCCGCTTTACCGTTACGTTGGTGGTTCCCAGGCTTCTCGCTTGCCGGTTCCATTGATGAACGTTCTGAACGGTGGCGCGCACGCAAATAACGGTTTGGACATTCAGGAATTCATGATCGTTCCAACTGTGAACAACTCTTACGCTGAGTCCCTGCGTGCAGGTACTGAGATCTTCCACACTCTGAAAAAGATCCTGGCGAAAAAAGGTCTTTCCACGGCAGTAGGTGACGAAGGTGGCTTCGCTCCGAAATTGGGCTCCAATCAGGAAGCTCTTGATTTGCTGATGAACGCGATCGTGGACGCTGGTTACGATCCAGGTCAGAACGTGTTCCTGGCGTTGGACGTTGCTGCAACTGAAATGTTCAAAGAAGGCAAATACGAATGGCAGGGTGGTCATATCAGCCCAACCGAACTTCTTGGCATCTACAAATCCTGGGCAGAGAAATATCCTCTTGTTTCCATCGAAGACGGCTTCGCGGAAGACGACTGGGATTCCTGGGTTCAGTCCACAGCTCAAATGGGCTCGACTATGCAGTTGATCGGTGATGACTTGTTCGTGACCAATCCAAAACGTCTGCGCATGGGTCTTGAGAAAAAAGCGGGTAATGCTTTGCTGGTGAAAGTAAACCAAATCGGTACTTTGACTGAAACTTACGAAGCTGTGAATCTGGCTCAACGTAATAAATTCCGCACTATCATGTCCCACCGCTCTGGTGAAACTGAAGACGTGACGATCGCAGATCTGGCTGTAGGCCTGAACTGTCATCAGATCAAAACAGGCAGCTTGTGCCGTGGTGAAAGAACCGCGAAATACAACCAGCTTCTGAGAATCGAAGAAGACTTGGGTGGTATGGGTATGTACTGGGATAAAGCCGCCTTCCGATAG
- a CDS encoding CpaF family protein yields the protein MSDQSNVFKQTIQQNLGPVAKYLEDKGVSEILINGHKEIFVERKGKLERVSESFPSEDDLRAAVNSIAQSVGRRIDDESPRLDARLPDGSRIAAVIPPMSRKGTTLSIRKFTNNKITFADYIRFGAITEDGARFLDICMFLGKNIIVSGGTGSGKTTLLSLLCTRIPKGQRVMVIEDSSELQVDYEHVVMFETRQADAMGKGEVTIKDLLKSALRLRPDRIIVGEVRSSEAMELLNAMNTGHKGCMGTVHANTPEDAIVRLEALAQGGDAKISEKALRSQVSSAIEIIIQVSRFSDGSRRIAAISEVRGFSADGSYNVIPIFEMSRLTRRPDGTLEGKLQPTGNVPSFMEEIIDNNLPFPKSKFAKAA from the coding sequence ATGTCTGACCAGTCGAACGTTTTCAAACAGACCATTCAGCAGAATCTCGGTCCTGTTGCGAAATACCTGGAAGACAAGGGTGTGTCCGAAATTCTTATCAATGGCCATAAGGAAATCTTCGTGGAAAGAAAGGGTAAGCTCGAAAGAGTTTCCGAGTCCTTCCCGTCTGAAGACGATCTGCGTGCAGCGGTGAACAGCATCGCGCAAAGCGTGGGTCGCCGTATCGATGACGAATCGCCTCGTCTGGATGCGCGTCTTCCGGATGGTTCACGTATTGCGGCGGTGATTCCGCCAATGTCCCGCAAGGGCACGACACTTTCCATTCGTAAATTCACGAACAACAAAATCACTTTTGCTGACTATATCCGCTTCGGTGCGATCACCGAGGATGGTGCGCGTTTCCTGGACATCTGCATGTTCCTGGGGAAAAACATCATCGTCAGCGGTGGTACCGGTTCCGGTAAGACGACATTGCTTTCGCTTTTGTGCACGCGCATTCCGAAAGGGCAGCGTGTGATGGTGATTGAAGACTCCTCCGAGCTGCAGGTGGATTACGAGCACGTGGTGATGTTTGAAACCCGTCAGGCCGATGCCATGGGTAAGGGTGAAGTCACGATCAAGGATCTTTTGAAGTCCGCTCTGCGTTTGCGTCCCGACCGAATTATTGTCGGGGAGGTTCGTTCCAGCGAAGCCATGGAACTGCTGAACGCCATGAATACCGGTCACAAGGGATGTATGGGAACGGTCCACGCCAACACGCCGGAAGATGCGATTGTGCGTTTGGAAGCCCTTGCTCAAGGTGGCGATGCGAAGATCAGTGAGAAGGCTTTGCGCTCTCAAGTGTCTTCGGCGATTGAAATTATTATCCAGGTCTCACGTTTTTCGGACGGATCTCGCCGTATCGCAGCAATCAGCGAAGTGCGCGGATTCAGTGCGGATGGTTCATACAACGTGATCCCGATCTTTGAAATGTCCCGCCTAACACGCCGTCCCGATGGAACCCTGGAAGGAAAGCTCCAGCCCACAGGCAACGTACCGTCGTTTATGGAAGAAATCATCGACAACAACCTCCCATTCCCAAAATCCAAGTTCGCAAAAGCAGCCTAA
- the sfsA gene encoding DNA/RNA nuclease SfsA: MKFHSKLQEGIFLKRYKRFFADIEFQGQQVTAHVPNTGSLKSVNNPGQHCLFSESTNPERKLKYTLEMIKSPGGSWVGVNTATPNTVVRETLHHVVGHKKEVVGGFAHWAAFDEVKPEYKISAETRLDFALKKNNSDKMHFIEVKNVTLAEENTAKFPDAVTERGQKHLRELMALMEQGHTAEIVFTIQRHDCGTFSPADDIDPEYGRLLREAHQKGLRVSPFVVDLTPESVELSETVLPLKM; this comes from the coding sequence ATGAAGTTTCACAGCAAGCTGCAAGAAGGTATTTTTCTAAAGCGTTATAAACGCTTCTTTGCGGATATCGAGTTCCAGGGGCAGCAGGTGACCGCTCACGTTCCCAACACCGGCAGTTTGAAAAGCGTGAACAATCCAGGACAGCACTGTCTGTTCTCTGAAAGCACCAATCCGGAACGAAAACTGAAATACACTCTGGAAATGATCAAGTCTCCGGGGGGCTCTTGGGTGGGCGTGAACACAGCGACTCCAAATACAGTTGTACGTGAAACCCTTCATCATGTTGTCGGCCACAAAAAAGAAGTGGTGGGTGGCTTTGCTCACTGGGCGGCCTTTGACGAAGTGAAGCCGGAATACAAAATCAGCGCTGAAACCCGCCTGGATTTCGCCCTGAAGAAAAACAACAGCGACAAAATGCACTTCATCGAAGTTAAAAACGTGACCCTGGCAGAAGAAAACACAGCCAAGTTCCCAGATGCCGTGACTGAACGCGGGCAAAAGCACTTGCGCGAGCTGATGGCGCTGATGGAACAAGGTCACACGGCTGAAATCGTTTTCACCATCCAGCGCCACGACTGCGGCACGTTCTCTCCGGCAGATGACATTGATCCTGAATACGGGCGTTTGCTGCGTGAGGCTCATCAAAAAGGCCTGCGCGTGTCTCCGTTCGTTGTGGATCTGACTCCAGAATCTGTAGAGCTTTCAGAGACAGTTTTGCCCCTGAAAATGTAA
- a CDS encoding DsbA family protein — translation MKALKLFGISALALTLVNCAPSAKQLKEAVEKDPSIVFAAIEKDPEQFIEVVNKAAQNAQRKAQEKAVAEEGKKRDDEFKNPLKPAIEEGRVIFGPKDAKVTIIEYSDFECPYCAKGHATVDEVMKAYPKDVRVVYKHLPLDFHPMAMPAAQYFEAIALQDAAKAEKFYNLVFENQGELRTKKEGALKDAAKKAGADMKKLEKDLNSEVVKKRIEADMEEARKFNFSGTPGFLINGVSLRGAYPFADFKEIIDRHLAEAK, via the coding sequence TTGAAAGCACTTAAGTTATTTGGAATTTCAGCACTGGCACTTACATTGGTAAACTGTGCCCCTTCAGCTAAACAACTCAAGGAAGCAGTAGAAAAAGATCCGAGCATCGTGTTCGCGGCGATCGAAAAAGATCCAGAGCAATTCATTGAAGTGGTGAACAAAGCCGCTCAAAACGCTCAACGTAAAGCTCAGGAAAAAGCTGTTGCCGAAGAAGGCAAAAAGCGTGACGACGAATTCAAAAACCCATTGAAACCGGCTATCGAAGAAGGCCGCGTTATCTTTGGCCCTAAAGACGCTAAAGTTACTATCATTGAATACTCTGACTTCGAGTGCCCATACTGCGCTAAAGGTCACGCAACTGTTGATGAAGTGATGAAAGCTTACCCTAAGGACGTTCGCGTTGTTTACAAGCACCTTCCTTTGGATTTCCACCCAATGGCAATGCCTGCAGCTCAGTACTTCGAAGCGATCGCTTTGCAAGACGCTGCTAAAGCTGAAAAGTTCTACAACCTGGTATTCGAAAACCAAGGTGAGTTGAGAACTAAAAAAGAAGGCGCATTGAAAGATGCAGCTAAAAAAGCTGGCGCGGACATGAAGAAGCTTGAAAAAGATCTTAACTCTGAAGTGGTTAAGAAACGTATCGAAGCTGACATGGAAGAAGCTCGTAAATTCAACTTCTCCGGTACTCCAGGCTTCCTGATCAATGGCGTTTCCCTGCGTGGCGCTTATCCGTTCGCTGATTTCAAAGAAATCATCGACCGTCACTTGGCTGAAGCGAAGTAA
- a CDS encoding cytochrome P450, with amino-acid sequence MFLQGDLQLVFDALYTVGAIDPVLKLDWSEVTREMMANPQILSDAFQTINGCRGNKDLLVQKLHMMDPRSVNYIAMEVAREFCEFQDRTELH; translated from the coding sequence ATGTTTCTGCAAGGCGATTTGCAATTAGTGTTCGATGCTCTCTACACAGTAGGGGCGATTGACCCTGTATTGAAACTTGATTGGTCCGAAGTGACGCGGGAGATGATGGCAAACCCACAAATCCTGAGTGACGCTTTCCAGACAATCAACGGCTGCCGTGGCAACAAAGACCTTCTGGTTCAGAAGCTCCACATGATGGATCCAAGATCCGTGAATTATATCGCTATGGAGGTGGCCCGTGAGTTTTGTGAGTTCCAGGATCGCACAGAGTTGCACTAA
- a CDS encoding murein L,D-transpeptidase catalytic domain family protein → MSFLRTKTLAVLTTTLLLAACGPGIPVLPDDPNNEPSAQQPSDGNSAQGGTELPSTETPGIVEPETPPPVATNSNDDVLSQYQHLDPNHIVPTKALETAVLYFHENKAKFKNQAVMSILDFSQKSTQKRWYFIDMKTGAVWNVHVSHGKGSDSNHDGFAEKFSNVEGSNASSLGFYKTAETYQGSNGYSLRLDGLSTTNSNARSRAIVVHGASYVQDSNVIQGRSWGCPAVSQANRDKVINLIKGGSLLYAFK, encoded by the coding sequence ATGTCTTTCTTACGCACTAAAACACTCGCGGTACTTACCACAACACTTCTGCTGGCAGCCTGCGGACCTGGAATTCCGGTTCTGCCAGATGACCCTAACAATGAACCCTCGGCGCAACAGCCAAGCGATGGGAATTCCGCTCAAGGGGGCACTGAACTGCCAAGCACTGAAACGCCAGGCATCGTAGAGCCTGAAACTCCACCACCAGTGGCGACCAACTCGAACGACGATGTGCTAAGCCAGTATCAGCATCTGGATCCAAATCACATTGTTCCGACCAAAGCTTTGGAAACAGCGGTTTTGTACTTCCACGAAAACAAGGCGAAGTTCAAAAATCAGGCGGTGATGTCGATTTTGGATTTCAGTCAGAAGTCCACACAGAAACGCTGGTACTTCATTGATATGAAGACGGGCGCAGTGTGGAACGTTCACGTGTCCCACGGAAAAGGTTCTGACAGCAATCACGACGGCTTCGCAGAAAAATTCAGCAACGTTGAAGGCTCCAACGCATCCTCTTTGGGCTTCTATAAAACGGCAGAGACCTATCAGGGCAGCAACGGTTATTCCCTGCGCCTGGATGGTCTGTCCACGACGAATTCCAATGCCCGCTCGCGCGCGATTGTCGTGCATGGGGCAAGTTACGTTCAGGACTCCAACGTGATCCAAGGGCGCAGCTGGGGTTGCCCGGCGGTTTCCCAGGCCAACCGCGATAAGGTTATCAACCTGATCAAGGGTGGCAGTCTGCTTTACGCCTTCAAATAA
- a CDS encoding NAD(P)-dependent alcohol dehydrogenase, whose amino-acid sequence MIPVNAYAAYQSKEPLKPFKFERRDPGVDDVQIDIHYCGVCHSDLHQVRDEWGGSKFPMVPGHEIVGKVVKVGSNVKKFKVGDAVGVGCLVDSCRHCSSCDEGLEQYCENGSVGTYNSLEKDGKTVTQGGYSTQIVVNQDFVLSISPKLPLDKAAPLLCAGITTYSPLRHWKVGPGSKVAVMGLGGLGHMAVKLAAAMGAEVTVLSSSNKKKDDARRLGAHDYAATSEKETFKKYNRKFDLIINTVSAPIDLGAHLQLLKRDGTMVLLGVPDKPEAIHAFPLIGARRSLAGSLIGGIAETQEMLDFCAAKGVTSDIELIAIDKINEAYERMLKGDVRYRFVIDIASLK is encoded by the coding sequence ATGATTCCAGTCAATGCCTATGCGGCTTATCAATCCAAAGAACCACTGAAACCTTTTAAATTTGAGCGCCGTGATCCCGGTGTCGACGATGTTCAGATCGACATCCACTATTGTGGAGTCTGTCATTCGGATCTGCATCAGGTGCGTGACGAGTGGGGCGGTTCCAAGTTCCCGATGGTGCCGGGGCATGAGATCGTCGGTAAGGTTGTCAAAGTCGGCAGCAACGTGAAGAAATTCAAAGTCGGTGATGCCGTGGGTGTGGGTTGTCTGGTGGATTCCTGCCGTCACTGCAGCTCTTGTGATGAGGGGCTTGAACAATACTGTGAAAACGGTTCTGTCGGTACGTACAATTCTTTGGAAAAAGACGGCAAGACCGTCACGCAAGGCGGGTATTCCACACAAATCGTGGTGAATCAGGATTTTGTCCTGAGCATTTCACCAAAACTTCCTTTGGATAAAGCGGCACCTTTGTTGTGCGCAGGGATCACCACGTATTCACCACTTCGCCATTGGAAAGTGGGCCCGGGCAGCAAGGTCGCGGTCATGGGATTGGGCGGCCTTGGTCACATGGCGGTCAAGCTGGCGGCTGCGATGGGGGCTGAAGTCACAGTGCTCAGTTCTTCGAACAAGAAAAAAGACGATGCTCGCCGTTTGGGGGCCCATGACTATGCGGCGACCTCGGAAAAAGAAACTTTCAAAAAGTACAATCGCAAATTTGATCTGATCATCAACACCGTGTCAGCACCGATTGATCTGGGCGCGCATCTGCAGTTGCTGAAACGTGATGGCACGATGGTGCTATTGGGTGTGCCAGACAAGCCGGAAGCGATTCACGCGTTTCCGCTGATTGGCGCCCGTCGCAGTCTTGCGGGTTCGTTGATCGGCGGCATCGCGGAAACTCAGGAGATGCTGGATTTCTGTGCTGCCAAAGGTGTCACGTCAGACATTGAACTGATTGCCATCGACAAGATCAATGAAGCTTACGAAAGAATGTTGAAGGGGGATGTGCGCTATCGCTTTGTCATCGACATTGCGTCGCTGAAGTAA
- a CDS encoding cupredoxin domain-containing protein → MSFVSSRIAQSCTKVLCLLLLTSVANAWEVDFSRRQVEFNKVKNEDRLPASVQEDQSVNILSKVFDSVEPTQDIVIMNTEKGFVPAQVRLKKGGNYRIHVVNVNNKEKNVSFVLDAFSEHHNTVFGEQKTFHVTPKTDGIFSYQCPETAVQGKFIIYSDAAAPDRMPASK, encoded by the coding sequence GTGAGTTTTGTGAGTTCCAGGATCGCACAGAGTTGCACTAAGGTTCTTTGCCTGTTGTTGCTGACTTCTGTCGCGAATGCGTGGGAAGTGGATTTTTCCCGCCGTCAGGTAGAGTTCAACAAGGTTAAAAACGAAGATCGTCTGCCCGCCAGCGTGCAGGAGGATCAGTCCGTCAATATTCTCAGCAAGGTGTTTGATTCGGTTGAACCGACTCAGGATATCGTCATCATGAATACGGAAAAAGGTTTCGTTCCTGCGCAGGTGCGCCTTAAAAAGGGTGGCAACTATCGCATTCATGTGGTGAACGTGAACAACAAGGAAAAAAACGTCAGCTTCGTGCTGGATGCTTTCTCTGAGCATCACAATACGGTGTTTGGCGAACAGAAGACTTTCCATGTGACACCAAAGACAGATGGAATTTTCTCCTACCAGTGCCCGGAAACGGCAGTGCAGGGGAAGTTCATCATCTATTCCGATGCGGCAGCGCCTGATCGCATGCCGGCATCCAAGTAA
- the lpdA gene encoding dihydrolipoyl dehydrogenase — protein sequence MQNFDVVVIGAGPGGYVAAIRSAQLGFKTAVIEREFLGGVCLNVGCIPSKAMITATHLLHKAQHNFKEMGLNIKGGIDVDMKQLVKWKQSVSDKMSGGVNQLLKGYGVTIIKGEAEFKTSKEISVKSSAGTEAVQAKYFIVATGSRPIEIPGFKFDEKDICSSTGALAFDTIPKRVAVIGGGYIGLEISSYLRKLGTEVTVIEAQTALLAGVVDPDCAQIVTRKLTKAGVNVLYGAKAKGQKKVKDGYEVTVEINGKDEVVKCDKILVTVGRRPNGDQANLKAAGIAVDERGFVKVDAQRRTNVSNIFAIGDICGQPMLAHKASHEGVLVAEVIAGHNRVYDAKTVPAVVFTDPEIAAAGMTEAEAKAKGHTDLLISKFPFAANGRAVSMMETDGFVKMIADKKTHVLLGVHIVGPEASNLISEAVLAIEMGARIEDLALSIHPHPTLGETMMEAAEATLGHAIHIIQKPLKA from the coding sequence ATGCAAAATTTTGACGTAGTAGTTATTGGTGCGGGTCCGGGCGGTTATGTGGCTGCGATCCGTTCCGCACAACTTGGTTTTAAAACAGCAGTTATCGAACGTGAATTCCTGGGTGGCGTGTGCTTGAACGTGGGTTGTATCCCGTCCAAAGCCATGATCACTGCGACTCACCTTTTGCACAAAGCTCAGCACAATTTCAAAGAAATGGGCTTGAACATCAAAGGTGGCATCGACGTGGACATGAAACAACTTGTGAAATGGAAACAATCCGTTTCTGACAAGATGTCCGGCGGTGTGAACCAGCTTCTTAAAGGTTATGGCGTCACCATCATCAAGGGTGAAGCTGAATTCAAGACCTCCAAAGAAATCTCTGTGAAGTCTTCTGCCGGCACTGAAGCAGTTCAGGCGAAATACTTCATCGTGGCAACAGGTTCCCGTCCGATTGAAATCCCTGGTTTCAAATTCGACGAAAAAGATATCTGTTCTTCCACGGGCGCATTGGCGTTCGACACCATCCCTAAGCGCGTGGCGGTTATCGGTGGTGGTTACATCGGTCTGGAAATCTCTTCTTACCTGCGTAAGTTGGGCACTGAAGTGACTGTGATTGAAGCTCAGACAGCATTGCTAGCGGGCGTGGTTGATCCGGATTGCGCTCAGATCGTGACTCGCAAACTGACTAAAGCGGGCGTGAATGTTCTTTACGGAGCAAAAGCCAAAGGTCAGAAAAAAGTCAAAGACGGTTACGAAGTCACTGTCGAGATCAACGGCAAAGACGAAGTTGTTAAATGCGACAAAATCCTTGTAACCGTAGGCCGTCGTCCAAATGGCGATCAGGCGAATCTGAAAGCGGCTGGCATTGCTGTTGACGAGCGTGGCTTCGTGAAAGTCGATGCTCAACGCCGCACGAATGTTTCAAACATCTTCGCTATCGGTGATATCTGTGGTCAGCCAATGCTGGCGCACAAAGCATCCCATGAAGGTGTCCTTGTTGCTGAAGTGATCGCGGGCCATAACCGTGTTTACGATGCGAAAACAGTTCCAGCTGTTGTCTTCACGGATCCTGAAATCGCAGCAGCCGGCATGACTGAAGCTGAAGCAAAAGCCAAAGGTCACACAGATCTTCTGATCAGCAAGTTCCCGTTCGCAGCCAACGGCCGCGCGGTGAGCATGATGGAAACAGACGGTTTCGTGAAAATGATCGCTGATAAGAAAACCCACGTATTGTTGGGCGTTCACATCGTCGGTCCGGAAGCTTCCAACTTGATCTCTGAAGCAGTTCTGGCGATTGAAATGGGCGCTCGTATCGAAGACCTGGCTCTTTCCATCCACCCTCACCCAACTCTGGGTGAAACCATGATGGAAGCCGCTGAGGCGACTTTGGGTCACGCGATCCATATCATTCAAAAACCTTTGAAAGCCTAA
- a CDS encoding HEPN domain-containing protein produces MSAHAKSMILKAQDDLDTAKKHLSDDTQHDLVGYNLAQACEKFLKALCEMRGLEYPHDDEGHDLDALMQVLEEGNFSAISSHADVIELTPYNSPSAHIRKDERLDMEEYMGYVENLKKLVGEQLRLL; encoded by the coding sequence ATGAGCGCACACGCAAAATCAATGATTCTTAAGGCCCAGGACGACCTCGATACGGCCAAGAAACATTTGTCCGACGATACCCAGCACGATTTGGTGGGTTACAATCTGGCGCAAGCCTGCGAAAAGTTTCTGAAAGCTTTGTGTGAAATGCGCGGTCTGGAATACCCTCACGATGATGAGGGCCACGATCTGGATGCCTTGATGCAGGTTCTGGAAGAAGGCAATTTTTCTGCCATTTCATCCCACGCGGACGTCATTGAACTGACCCCTTACAACTCCCCCAGCGCCCACATCCGCAAAGACGAGCGCCTGGACATGGAAGAGTACATGGGTTACGTCGAGAACTTGAAAAAACTGGTTGGCGAACAGCTTCGCCTTCTTTAG
- a CDS encoding 2-oxo acid dehydrogenase subunit E2 gives MNNERNSRNMATDVKLPELGEGVTEGELVKWLVKPGDAVKADQAIAEVLTDKATVEVPSPVAGVVKDLKFKSGDVVKVGATMITLDGAGAAKPAAAQPAAAAPAPAASTPAPAAGGGGKAQDVKLPELGEGVTEGELVKWLVKPGDSVKADQAIAEVLTDKATVEVPTPVAGVVKELKFKSGDVVKVGSTMIILEGAGGAAAPKAAPSAGPVQSAPAHSAAPAAKAAPVATASSDIFPPVADSKVLATPATRRLAREMGVDINSLSGTGLAGRVTREDVMSSNGGAGSAAAKPQQSAASATMSIPKPSYQGPAGAAEERVPLIGIRKKIAENMQRSKHVIPHFTIMDEAKVDAMVALRESLKEHAEKNGTKITYLPIVMKALIATIREFPMFNASIDDAAGEIVYKKYFNLGFAADTPNGLVVPVIKNADQKSILEISKEILDLSKRARDGKLKPDEMKGATITVTNIGSIGGTYATPVINHPEVAILGMYKIDEKVVLKNGQVSAIKVMNYTMTADHRLIDGAVAARFLAAFIGRIENPGKLLVELI, from the coding sequence ATGAACAACGAAAGGAACTCTCGCAACATGGCAACTGATGTGAAACTGCCCGAGCTTGGAGAAGGCGTTACTGAAGGTGAATTGGTAAAATGGTTGGTAAAACCAGGCGATGCGGTCAAAGCTGACCAGGCTATCGCAGAAGTATTGACTGACAAAGCAACGGTAGAGGTTCCGTCACCGGTTGCGGGTGTCGTAAAAGATCTTAAATTCAAATCCGGCGACGTAGTAAAAGTCGGCGCGACTATGATCACTCTTGATGGTGCAGGCGCTGCAAAACCGGCAGCCGCTCAACCAGCGGCGGCGGCTCCGGCTCCTGCAGCTTCCACTCCAGCTCCGGCTGCAGGTGGTGGTGGTAAAGCTCAAGACGTGAAATTGCCTGAACTGGGCGAGGGCGTGACTGAAGGCGAACTTGTTAAATGGTTGGTAAAACCAGGTGACTCTGTAAAAGCGGATCAGGCGATTGCTGAAGTTCTGACTGACAAAGCGACTGTGGAAGTTCCGACTCCAGTGGCTGGTGTTGTAAAAGAATTGAAATTCAAATCCGGCGACGTAGTCAAAGTCGGTTCCACCATGATCATCCTTGAGGGTGCAGGTGGCGCGGCAGCTCCGAAAGCGGCTCCAAGTGCTGGTCCAGTGCAGTCTGCGCCTGCACACTCCGCGGCTCCCGCCGCCAAAGCAGCACCAGTGGCGACTGCTTCCAGCGACATCTTCCCACCTGTGGCAGACTCCAAAGTATTGGCGACTCCGGCGACTCGTCGTCTGGCTCGTGAAATGGGCGTTGATATCAATTCCCTTTCCGGTACTGGTCTTGCAGGTCGCGTGACTCGTGAAGATGTCATGTCTTCCAACGGCGGCGCTGGTTCAGCTGCGGCGAAACCTCAGCAATCCGCGGCTTCCGCCACCATGTCTATTCCTAAGCCTTCTTACCAGGGCCCGGCGGGCGCAGCTGAAGAGCGCGTTCCTCTGATCGGTATCCGTAAGAAAATCGCTGAAAACATGCAGCGTTCCAAGCACGTGATCCCGCACTTCACCATCATGGATGAAGCGAAAGTGGATGCGATGGTTGCTCTTCGCGAAAGCCTGAAAGAACACGCAGAGAAAAACGGCACGAAGATCACTTACCTTCCTATCGTTATGAAGGCCTTGATTGCAACGATCCGCGAATTCCCGATGTTCAATGCATCCATCGACGATGCAGCTGGCGAAATCGTTTACAAAAAGTACTTCAACCTGGGCTTCGCAGCCGACACTCCAAACGGCCTTGTCGTTCCAGTGATCAAAAACGCAGACCAGAAATCCATCCTGGAAATCTCCAAAGAGATCCTGGATCTTTCCAAGCGTGCTCGTGACGGCAAGTTGAAACCGGATGAAATGAAGGGTGCAACCATCACTGTGACGAACATCGGTTCTATCGGTGGCACTTATGCGACTCCTGTGATCAACCACCCTGAAGTGGCGATCCTGGGCATGTACAAAATCGACGAAAAAGTGGTTCTGAAAAACGGCCAGGTTTCCGCGATTAAAGTTATGAACTACACAATGACTGCCGATCACCGTTTGATCGACGGCGCTGTGGCTGCAAGATTCCTTGCTGCCTTCATCGGCCGCATCGAAAATCCAGGCAAACTATTGGTGGAGCTGATTTAA